The proteins below are encoded in one region of Stieleria sp. JC731:
- a CDS encoding OmpH family outer membrane protein: MRTVRHQVYGIAIGLAAVLAPGLMATQAQAQNTEPHRVAVVDVASIFKNHPGIRSQVKKIEADLKAFDAELKEKREQLRLSAAKLKDLTPGTPDYAALEEQITDMDAKLRLEMNRKRKELADAEAKIYFDNYQHIAAGVKFLAGHYKINLVLRYNSEEMEPGVGESVIRGVMKNIVYHDDQLDMTPGVMQYLDRVIKTQVAANPGASLK, encoded by the coding sequence GTGCGAACCGTTCGCCACCAAGTCTATGGAATCGCCATCGGATTGGCTGCCGTGTTGGCGCCCGGTCTCATGGCCACTCAAGCACAGGCGCAGAACACGGAACCGCATCGCGTTGCGGTTGTTGATGTCGCCTCTATCTTCAAAAATCACCCAGGCATTCGATCGCAAGTAAAAAAGATCGAAGCGGACCTGAAAGCCTTCGATGCAGAATTGAAGGAAAAGCGTGAGCAACTTCGTCTCTCGGCTGCAAAGCTGAAAGACCTGACACCTGGCACCCCCGACTATGCTGCTCTCGAAGAGCAGATCACGGACATGGATGCCAAGTTGCGTTTGGAGATGAATCGTAAACGTAAAGAGCTAGCTGACGCTGAAGCGAAGATCTACTTCGACAACTATCAGCACATCGCTGCTGGTGTGAAGTTCCTCGCCGGTCACTACAAGATCAACTTGGTTCTTCGCTATAACAGCGAGGAAATGGAACCAGGTGTTGGTGAGTCTGTCATCCGTGGCGTCATGAAAAACATCGTTTACCACGACGATCAGTTGGACATGACCCCAGGTGTGATGCAGTACTTGGATCGAGTGATCAAAACTCAAGTCGCTGCGAATCCAGGTGCAAGCCTCAAGTAG
- the lpxC gene encoding UDP-3-O-acyl-N-acetylglucosamine deacetylase, with translation MGGLDVMFSRNQHTIASTCAVSGRGYWSAKEVTVVMHPAPIGTGIRLVRTDLPSSPSCDANVLNRSDANLRTNLESGDAKFQMVEHLMAALYALEIDNCIVEIDGEELPGLDGSSKPYVDALSHAGLIVQAEQRKRLVIQQVITLREGSSWITASPVPTGVSHFGYQLAFDCDGPISEQSYGFSCTPINFTRDVAPARTFVTLEQATALHQRGVARHVGYNELLVFGDDGPVDNELKYRNECARHKALDLVGDLSLVGVELIGKFISHRGGHSLNGRMAKALYELMVQQQYRESELSQRRAA, from the coding sequence ATGGGAGGGCTCGACGTGATGTTTTCTCGCAATCAGCATACGATCGCTTCAACTTGTGCTGTTTCTGGCCGCGGCTATTGGTCGGCCAAAGAAGTCACCGTCGTTATGCACCCTGCCCCGATCGGCACGGGCATCCGCCTCGTCCGAACAGACTTGCCATCGAGCCCCAGCTGCGATGCCAATGTTTTGAATCGAAGCGACGCAAACCTGAGAACGAATCTTGAATCAGGTGACGCGAAGTTTCAGATGGTCGAGCATCTGATGGCAGCTCTTTACGCGTTGGAAATCGACAACTGCATTGTCGAAATTGACGGCGAAGAATTGCCCGGTCTCGACGGTAGCAGCAAGCCTTATGTCGATGCCCTGTCGCACGCCGGTTTGATTGTCCAAGCAGAGCAACGTAAACGCCTTGTCATTCAACAAGTCATCACGCTCCGTGAAGGTTCATCCTGGATTACCGCTTCGCCGGTTCCTACGGGAGTGAGCCACTTCGGATACCAATTGGCGTTTGATTGCGACGGTCCAATTTCGGAACAGTCGTACGGATTCAGTTGCACCCCGATCAACTTTACCCGTGACGTCGCACCTGCCAGAACTTTCGTGACGCTCGAACAAGCGACCGCCCTACACCAGCGCGGTGTGGCACGTCATGTTGGGTACAACGAACTGTTGGTGTTCGGCGATGACGGTCCGGTCGACAACGAATTGAAGTACCGAAACGAGTGTGCTCGCCACAAAGCTCTTGACTTGGTTGGCGATCTGTCGCTGGTCGGTGTTGAGCTTATCGGAAAGTTTATTTCGCATCGCGGCGGACATAGCTTGAATGGCCGTATGGCGAAAGCGTTGTACGAGCTGATGGTTCAGCAGCAGTACCGTGAATCGGAACTGTCGCAGCGACGCGCTGCGTAA
- the lpxA gene encoding acyl-ACP--UDP-N-acetylglucosamine O-acyltransferase, which translates to MSVVIAPTAIVDPKAQLGSNVRIGHFSVIGPDVTIGDGTVVDQHVVITAQTTIGENNRIFAGTVIGGDPQDTSYKNSPTQIIIGDNNIFREHCTVNRATEKEDGITEIGHDNYLMAGTHVAHDCKVGDRIVIANNGMLGGHVRVGNDVTIAGGVGVSHFASIGQLSFVSAMSRVLHDVPPYTIVDGQPSKPRAVNTIGLKRHGYTSDDVEALTQAFRLLYRARVGVDKARQEIYTNGPIRPVIKHLFDSIERSCSGRHGRGQDQRGKKKAA; encoded by the coding sequence ATGAGCGTTGTTATTGCACCGACGGCCATCGTTGATCCGAAAGCCCAACTTGGCAGCAACGTTCGCATCGGACACTTCTCGGTCATTGGGCCGGATGTGACGATTGGCGATGGAACTGTGGTCGACCAACATGTCGTGATCACTGCTCAAACCACAATCGGTGAAAACAACCGGATCTTTGCCGGCACCGTCATCGGTGGTGATCCCCAGGACACTAGCTACAAAAATTCGCCGACTCAAATCATTATTGGCGACAACAATATTTTCCGCGAACACTGCACCGTGAATCGCGCGACCGAAAAAGAAGACGGGATCACGGAAATCGGTCACGACAACTATTTGATGGCCGGCACTCACGTTGCGCATGATTGCAAAGTTGGTGACCGCATCGTGATTGCAAACAACGGGATGCTCGGTGGCCATGTGCGTGTCGGAAACGACGTCACGATCGCCGGTGGCGTTGGTGTCTCGCACTTCGCAAGTATCGGTCAGCTGAGTTTTGTCAGCGCGATGAGCCGAGTTCTGCATGATGTTCCACCCTACACAATCGTGGATGGTCAGCCCAGCAAGCCACGTGCGGTCAATACGATCGGTTTGAAGCGTCATGGCTACACGTCAGATGACGTCGAAGCTTTGACTCAAGCGTTTCGATTGCTCTATCGTGCACGTGTCGGTGTGGATAAAGCCCGTCAAGAGATTTATACCAATGGTCCTATTCGTCCGGTGATCAAGCACCTGTTTGATTCCATCGAACGATCTTGTTCTGGTCGGCACGGACGTGGCCAAGACCAACGAGGAAAGAAGAAAGCGGCATGA
- a CDS encoding Gfo/Idh/MocA family oxidoreductase: protein MTSLRVAVIGAGHLGRIHSKLLGSVDGAKLVAISDPMEPARNRAAEMFSVPVVEDYRELIDSIDAAVIASPTDSHAEIATELLKAGKHLFVEKPLAISSADADRLVMLAASKRLTLQVGHVERFNPAFTALGKIGVDSKYVEAVRASRFPGRCLDVGVVMDLMIHDIDLVCSMTEAAVKSVSASGLAVVSDHEDIAEARVEFECGLVANLKASRISPTPARSMQVYGPNGFAEIDFSGPALHTVQTSDALIDREFDLEDATDNPLGYADELFSEHLQLGTQQLEPRNAILDELHDFVISIQSGISPTVSGAAGARAVAIAEQILNSIEERAWYQDATPSETGSLASVRTRIEAKPRLRKVA, encoded by the coding sequence ATGACAAGTTTGCGAGTTGCTGTTATCGGTGCAGGCCACTTAGGTCGGATTCACAGTAAACTTCTAGGCAGCGTTGACGGCGCCAAATTGGTTGCGATCAGCGATCCGATGGAACCGGCTCGCAATCGGGCCGCCGAGATGTTCTCGGTTCCGGTTGTCGAAGACTATCGTGAGCTAATTGATTCGATCGATGCAGCTGTCATTGCTTCGCCAACAGATTCTCATGCAGAGATCGCGACCGAATTGCTGAAAGCCGGCAAGCATCTGTTTGTCGAAAAACCTTTGGCAATTTCTTCTGCCGATGCGGACCGACTTGTCATGTTGGCCGCCTCGAAACGTTTGACTTTGCAAGTCGGTCACGTGGAACGATTCAACCCGGCGTTTACTGCCTTGGGTAAAATCGGCGTCGATTCGAAATACGTCGAAGCAGTACGTGCGTCACGCTTTCCAGGTCGTTGCCTTGATGTGGGCGTTGTTATGGATCTGATGATCCACGACATCGACCTCGTCTGTTCGATGACGGAAGCCGCCGTGAAAAGCGTCAGCGCCAGCGGACTAGCTGTTGTCAGCGATCACGAAGATATCGCCGAAGCTCGCGTCGAATTCGAATGTGGTTTGGTTGCCAACCTGAAAGCTTCACGTATCAGTCCGACACCGGCTCGATCAATGCAGGTGTATGGTCCAAACGGATTTGCCGAAATCGATTTCTCTGGTCCCGCATTGCACACCGTGCAGACCAGCGATGCGTTGATCGATCGAGAATTTGATTTGGAAGATGCGACTGACAATCCGCTCGGTTACGCCGACGAACTGTTCAGCGAACACCTGCAGTTGGGAACGCAGCAGCTAGAGCCACGGAACGCCATTTTGGATGAACTGCATGACTTCGTCATCAGCATTCAGTCTGGCATTTCACCGACCGTCAGCGGCGCCGCCGGTGCTCGAGCGGTTGCAATTGCAGAGCAAATCCTGAATTCGATCGAGGAGCGAGCTTGGTATCAAGACGCCACACCTAGCGAGACTGGATCGCTTGCATCGGTCCGAACAAGAATCGAAGCAAAGCCACGGCTCCGAAAAGTTGCTTAG
- a CDS encoding lactate utilization protein B: MLPIVEHPAAAKEFVTNPDRSRWHDRALWFVRSKRDLQASSLPEWEYLRQTASQIKTHTIANLAHYLEQFEQNAIAAGAKVYWAEDAAEHNEIVLQILREHRTSRIVKSKSMLTEECGLNHHLEANGIDVVDTDLGERIVQLRKETPSHIVLPAIHIKKEEVGETFHEHLGTEAGASDPKYLTEAARGHLRDKFLAGQIGITGVNFAIAETGGIVVCTNEGNADLGTSIPKVHIACMGIEKLVPRQRDLGVFTRLLARSATGQPITSYTSHFIGPKDDQSELHIILVDNGRTKLRSSPTFRAAMHCIRCGACMNTCPVYRRSGGHSYRATVPGPIGSVLSPTRDPNSYKSLPYACSLCGSCSDVCPVKIPLHHQLLAWRGELVGKKLLPMGKRVAMTLASHLFRHPRLFTTAGAIGRLSLRVMPRWMTHNRFNKWSIARDMPKPPQESFRNWHRRHRGN, encoded by the coding sequence ATGCTTCCGATTGTTGAGCACCCCGCCGCTGCGAAAGAGTTTGTTACCAACCCAGATCGCTCTCGATGGCACGATCGGGCGTTGTGGTTTGTTCGCAGCAAGCGCGATCTGCAGGCATCGTCGTTGCCCGAGTGGGAGTATCTGCGTCAGACGGCTTCGCAAATAAAGACGCATACAATCGCGAACTTGGCTCACTACCTGGAGCAGTTCGAGCAGAACGCGATCGCCGCCGGCGCGAAAGTTTATTGGGCCGAAGACGCCGCCGAGCATAACGAAATCGTGCTTCAGATTCTTCGCGAACACCGCACGTCACGGATCGTGAAAAGTAAGTCGATGTTGACTGAAGAGTGCGGACTAAATCATCACTTGGAAGCGAACGGAATTGACGTCGTCGACACGGACTTGGGCGAACGGATCGTTCAGCTGCGAAAGGAAACTCCCAGCCACATCGTCTTGCCGGCGATCCATATCAAGAAAGAAGAAGTCGGCGAAACGTTTCATGAGCATCTCGGTACTGAGGCAGGTGCTTCGGATCCAAAGTACCTGACCGAAGCGGCGCGAGGCCATCTACGCGATAAGTTCCTTGCCGGTCAGATCGGAATCACCGGTGTAAACTTTGCGATCGCTGAGACTGGGGGAATTGTCGTCTGCACAAACGAAGGCAATGCGGACCTGGGTACCTCGATTCCTAAAGTTCATATCGCGTGCATGGGAATCGAAAAACTGGTTCCACGTCAACGAGACCTTGGCGTGTTCACACGTCTTCTTGCACGTTCGGCAACCGGACAGCCTATCACAAGCTACACATCGCATTTCATCGGTCCAAAAGATGACCAAAGCGAACTGCATATCATCCTTGTTGACAATGGCCGAACCAAGCTGCGAAGCAGTCCTACCTTCCGCGCCGCGATGCACTGTATCCGCTGCGGCGCATGCATGAATACGTGCCCTGTTTATCGACGAAGCGGTGGCCATAGCTATCGTGCGACGGTGCCAGGTCCCATCGGCAGTGTGCTTTCGCCGACACGTGATCCGAACTCATATAAGAGTTTGCCTTACGCGTGCAGTCTATGTGGGTCTTGCAGTGATGTTTGCCCGGTCAAGATTCCATTGCACCATCAGCTGTTAGCTTGGCGTGGTGAACTGGTTGGTAAGAAATTGCTGCCGATGGGTAAACGTGTCGCAATGACATTGGCTTCGCATCTGTTTCGCCATCCGCGACTGTTCACAACAGCAGGGGCGATCGGAAGACTATCGCTAAGAGTGATGCCTCGGTGGATGACCCACAACCGATTCAATAAATGGTCGATTGCGAGGGACATGCCAAAGCCACCACAGGAAAGTTTTCGAAACTGGCATCGACGCCATCGTGGCAACTAA
- a CDS encoding lactate utilization protein C → MIQQTPSRRAILDRIKTQPVEGPALPDVDPNIVIAFDDPVAKFQEMLIAVGGQSHVVSSYEAVGKTLQTFDEFASAKHLVSLVPEAVAGTVSTESVRDPLAYATVDWTIAKGEFMVAENGAIWVDGKTLPHRVLLFIAQYLAIVVKKSEIVSNMHQAYERVDGFGGPFGIFVSGPSKTADIEQSLVLGAHGCRKLQVFIVDDK, encoded by the coding sequence ATGATTCAGCAAACTCCATCTCGAAGAGCGATTTTAGACCGGATCAAAACGCAGCCTGTCGAAGGCCCCGCGTTACCGGATGTCGATCCAAATATCGTGATCGCGTTTGATGATCCGGTAGCGAAGTTCCAGGAGATGTTGATTGCCGTCGGTGGTCAGTCCCATGTGGTCAGTTCATACGAGGCGGTTGGAAAGACTCTGCAAACGTTTGACGAGTTTGCATCCGCAAAGCATCTTGTATCACTTGTGCCCGAAGCTGTAGCGGGCACGGTGTCGACTGAATCGGTTCGTGACCCATTAGCTTACGCGACAGTCGATTGGACCATCGCCAAGGGCGAATTTATGGTCGCGGAAAATGGTGCGATTTGGGTCGATGGAAAGACACTGCCGCATCGCGTCCTGCTATTCATCGCGCAGTACTTAGCGATCGTGGTGAAGAAGTCCGAAATCGTTTCCAACATGCATCAAGCCTATGAAAGGGTGGATGGCTTTGGAGGACCGTTCGGGATTTTCGTTTCGGGACCGAGTAAGACTGCGGACATCGAACAATCGCTAGTCTTAGGCGCTCACGGATGCCGAAAGTTGCAGGTCTTTATCGTTGATGACAAATGA
- a CDS encoding methyl-accepting chemotaxis protein: MRTKLYLMISLYAAGFLAFGIWSYMALSASKVQGPYYQRIIQSKDLIADVLPPPNYIIESYLNVLRLTDAIERKASQAEVEEMLSEAKALQDEYKVRQKHWQTDLSGGELKETMTVASREPAERFYEIRNNQFIPACLNGDLDQAKALARGPLKDNYDAHRAAIDRVVELATAAHQHEEADVAALVKNRTVGSVVLVVVILILACGFGGYTLINTVTPFRKQADSTRILAQTVKDNVSELTGAVQQLEVSIQEISGNASNAVSVVRSAVDAAESTSMTLGKLGESSTEIGNVIKTINSIAEQTNLLALNATIEAARAGEAGKGFAVVANEVKDLAMETSHATEEIISRIDSIRAETVDAVKSIESVCTVIAEINSTQEAIAAAVEEQSAMTREISHTILTVANDTESIATDVKTLAQAASSASTDLPKQNRFSKFSIGSMSPATAS; this comes from the coding sequence ATGCGTACGAAGCTGTATCTGATGATCAGCCTCTATGCAGCAGGTTTTCTAGCTTTCGGCATTTGGTCGTACATGGCACTTTCAGCCTCGAAAGTGCAAGGGCCGTACTACCAGCGGATCATCCAAAGCAAAGACTTGATCGCGGATGTCCTGCCACCGCCAAACTACATCATCGAATCCTATTTGAACGTTTTGCGATTGACCGATGCGATCGAACGCAAAGCTTCACAGGCTGAAGTAGAAGAGATGCTTTCCGAAGCGAAGGCCTTGCAGGATGAGTACAAAGTTCGGCAAAAGCACTGGCAAACAGATCTATCCGGTGGCGAACTTAAAGAGACGATGACGGTTGCTTCACGAGAACCGGCGGAACGGTTCTATGAAATTCGCAACAACCAATTCATTCCTGCTTGTTTGAATGGTGACTTGGATCAGGCGAAGGCTCTCGCTCGAGGACCACTGAAGGACAACTACGACGCACACCGAGCCGCGATCGATCGAGTTGTCGAATTGGCAACGGCGGCACACCAACATGAAGAAGCGGACGTCGCCGCGCTTGTCAAAAACCGAACGGTCGGATCCGTGGTTCTGGTTGTTGTAATCTTGATATTGGCATGTGGCTTTGGTGGATACACATTGATTAATACGGTGACTCCTTTCCGCAAGCAAGCAGACTCGACTCGGATTCTAGCTCAAACAGTTAAAGACAACGTGAGTGAGCTGACCGGCGCGGTGCAGCAACTAGAGGTCAGTATCCAAGAAATTTCTGGTAACGCCAGCAACGCGGTCAGCGTGGTTCGTTCAGCGGTCGATGCCGCTGAATCAACCAGTATGACGCTCGGTAAGCTGGGCGAAAGCAGCACCGAAATTGGTAACGTGATCAAAACCATCAACTCGATTGCCGAGCAGACCAACCTTCTCGCTTTGAATGCGACGATCGAAGCGGCTCGAGCAGGTGAAGCCGGAAAGGGTTTTGCCGTTGTTGCCAACGAAGTCAAAGACTTGGCAATGGAAACAAGTCATGCAACCGAAGAGATCATTTCACGCATCGACTCGATTCGGGCCGAGACAGTTGACGCGGTGAAGTCGATCGAAAGCGTCTGCACCGTGATCGCCGAAATCAATTCGACCCAGGAAGCGATTGCGGCTGCTGTCGAGGAACAGTCTGCGATGACACGTGAGATTTCTCATACGATCCTGACGGTGGCCAACGATACCGAATCGATCGCGACGGACGTCAAGACACTGGCACAAGCGGCCAGCTCCGCCAGCACTGACTTGCCAAAACAAAATCGCTTTTCAAAGTTCTCGATCGGCTCGATGTCACCTGCAACGGCAAGCTAG
- a CDS encoding F0F1 ATP synthase subunit epsilon, producing the protein MAIRCIVVTPERTELDTEATSVTLPMFDGSLGVLPNRAPMIGRLGYGKLELETAAGPQRFFVDGGFAQVEGNTVNLLTSRSIPVDLLDVGEAEKSLQEALEMSAKTPEQAQLRETAIRRARGQLRAAR; encoded by the coding sequence ATGGCGATTCGCTGTATCGTTGTCACGCCCGAGCGAACGGAATTGGACACCGAAGCCACTTCGGTCACCCTGCCCATGTTCGACGGCTCGCTGGGAGTCCTGCCCAACCGAGCCCCGATGATCGGTCGCCTTGGCTACGGCAAACTAGAATTGGAAACCGCAGCCGGCCCGCAGCGTTTCTTTGTCGACGGTGGCTTTGCCCAAGTCGAAGGCAATACGGTCAACCTTCTTACCAGCCGATCGATTCCAGTCGATCTGCTGGACGTGGGTGAAGCCGAGAAGTCGCTGCAAGAAGCACTCGAAATGTCGGCAAAGACACCCGAGCAGGCTCAGCTTCGTGAGACCGCAATCCGCCGCGCCCGCGGCCAATTGCGAGCCGCCCGGTAG
- the atpD gene encoding F0F1 ATP synthase subunit beta — protein sequence MSTATETRVVGKVTQVIGSTFDAEFPEGKLPEIYNALEIKSEHKGVTIDLVGEVQQHLGGGRVRAIALGSTEGMMRGMDVADTGSPVSVPVGKETLGRVFNVLGNPIDNRGPVTAEDHWPIHRQAPPVNELSTNTELFETGIKVVDLLTPFVRGGKAGLFGGAGLGKTVILTELIARIASSHGGYSVFAGVGERTREGTDLWLEMQETEIGQTGRKVIEQTCMVFGQMNEPPGSRLRVALSALTMAEFFRDTTGADTLLFVDNIFRFSQAGSEVSALLGRMPSAVGYQPTLATEMGALQERITSTKKGAITSVQAVYVPADDPTDPAPATAFGQLDAFIYLERSISEKGIYPAIDPLASNSRILDPQYVGDRHYTIARRVQTILQRYRELQDIIAILGVDELSEDDKTVVHRARRIERFLSQPFLVAEVFTGKAGEITPLEDTIRSFEEICDGKWDHLPEQAFMYVGSIEQAEAQAKKMEKK from the coding sequence ATGTCCACCGCAACGGAAACACGCGTCGTCGGAAAAGTCACGCAGGTCATCGGGTCGACATTCGACGCCGAGTTCCCCGAAGGTAAGCTTCCCGAAATCTACAACGCTCTGGAAATCAAGAGTGAGCACAAGGGAGTCACCATTGACTTGGTCGGTGAAGTGCAACAGCACCTCGGTGGTGGGCGTGTCCGTGCAATCGCACTCGGCAGTACCGAAGGCATGATGCGTGGAATGGATGTCGCCGACACCGGTTCGCCAGTATCGGTTCCTGTTGGTAAGGAAACACTGGGACGCGTCTTCAACGTTCTGGGTAACCCCATCGATAACCGCGGTCCAGTCACCGCAGAAGATCACTGGCCCATCCACCGCCAAGCTCCTCCGGTTAACGAACTTTCGACAAACACCGAGTTGTTCGAAACCGGTATCAAGGTTGTCGACCTTTTGACCCCGTTTGTTCGTGGTGGTAAAGCGGGTCTGTTTGGTGGTGCGGGTCTGGGTAAGACCGTTATTTTGACCGAATTGATCGCTCGTATCGCTAGCAGCCACGGTGGTTACTCGGTCTTCGCCGGTGTGGGTGAGCGGACTCGTGAAGGCACCGACCTCTGGTTGGAAATGCAAGAAACCGAGATCGGTCAAACCGGCCGTAAGGTTATCGAGCAAACTTGCATGGTCTTCGGCCAAATGAACGAGCCACCAGGATCGCGTCTTCGTGTCGCGCTATCCGCTTTGACCATGGCGGAATTCTTCCGTGACACGACCGGTGCAGACACCCTGTTGTTTGTTGATAACATTTTCCGCTTCTCGCAAGCAGGTTCGGAAGTATCAGCACTTCTTGGACGGATGCCATCAGCGGTGGGTTACCAGCCAACACTGGCAACCGAAATGGGTGCACTTCAAGAACGAATTACCTCGACGAAGAAGGGTGCGATCACCTCGGTTCAAGCGGTCTACGTTCCTGCGGATGACCCGACTGACCCCGCACCTGCGACCGCGTTCGGTCAGCTTGACGCGTTTATCTATCTCGAGCGTTCGATCTCGGAAAAGGGTATCTACCCTGCGATCGATCCACTCGCATCGAATTCGCGTATTCTTGATCCACAATACGTCGGTGACCGTCACTATACGATCGCACGACGGGTTCAAACGATCTTGCAACGTTACCGTGAACTGCAAGACATCATCGCCATTTTGGGTGTTGATGAATTGAGCGAAGACGACAAGACCGTCGTACACCGCGCTCGTCGTATCGAGCGATTCCTTTCGCAGCCCTTCTTGGTCGCGGAAGTCTTCACCGGTAAAGCTGGTGAAATCACCCCCTTGGAAGACACCATCCGCAGCTTCGAAGAAATCTGCGATGGAAAGTGGGATCACCTGCCCGAGCAAGCCTTCATGTACGTCGGCTCGATCGAGCAAGCCGAGGCGCAAGCCAAGAAGATGGAGAAGAAATAA
- the atpG gene encoding ATP synthase F1 subunit gamma, which yields MANARALDKRRKSIKNIRKITRTMELIATARYKKAMERAQAATAYTAQITKIVSRLAAAGLDVKHPLLEQRDEVKSARTLVLTSNRGLCGGYNAAVLREAMSRIRHLQETVPSTVVDVSGKRGVDGLRFRGVKTDERHLNFEDQPKYDEVEAIANSYLARYITGEIDRLDVVYTKFISTSKQIPVVETLLPLGSLEGGEGADEEAGGSNVDYEFLPSAESILEEVVPTSFKVRLFKCFLDAAVSEQVARMIAMKGATENAGEMIKELSMTYNRARQSQITGEIMEIIGGVEALEN from the coding sequence ATGGCCAACGCAAGAGCGCTTGATAAACGACGTAAGTCGATCAAGAACATCCGCAAGATCACGCGGACAATGGAATTGATCGCCACGGCTCGCTACAAGAAAGCGATGGAGCGGGCCCAGGCGGCAACCGCTTACACCGCACAGATCACGAAGATCGTCTCGCGATTGGCAGCGGCCGGTCTGGATGTCAAACACCCGTTGTTGGAACAACGAGACGAAGTCAAAAGTGCACGCACGCTGGTATTGACCAGCAACCGCGGCTTGTGTGGCGGTTACAACGCGGCCGTTCTTCGTGAAGCGATGAGCCGCATTCGCCATTTGCAAGAAACCGTTCCCAGCACTGTTGTCGATGTCAGTGGCAAACGCGGAGTCGATGGCTTGCGTTTTCGCGGTGTCAAAACGGACGAACGTCACCTGAACTTCGAAGACCAACCGAAGTACGACGAAGTCGAAGCGATTGCTAACTCGTACCTGGCCCGTTACATCACCGGCGAAATCGATCGCCTGGATGTTGTCTACACCAAGTTCATCAGCACTTCCAAGCAAATTCCTGTCGTCGAAACATTGCTGCCACTTGGCTCATTGGAAGGCGGTGAAGGTGCAGACGAAGAAGCAGGCGGCAGCAACGTCGATTACGAATTCCTACCGTCGGCAGAAAGCATCTTGGAAGAGGTCGTACCGACCAGTTTCAAAGTTCGATTGTTCAAGTGTTTCTTGGATGCCGCGGTTAGCGAACAAGTCGCTCGTATGATTGCGATGAAAGGTGCGACCGAAAACGCAGGCGAAATGATCAAAGAACTTTCGATGACATACAACCGAGCTCGCCAAAGCCAAATTACCGGTGAAATCATGGAAATCATCGGCGGCGTCGAAGCTCTGGAAAACTAA